Proteins encoded together in one Oreochromis aureus strain Israel breed Guangdong linkage group 23, ZZ_aureus, whole genome shotgun sequence window:
- the LOC116330699 gene encoding D-beta-hydroxybutyrate dehydrogenase, mitochondrial-like produces the protein MVSIIPITAILLFIYSKLISSYRSNHVLDSCGHAVLITGCDSGFGHRLARCLDQKGFVVFAGCLSPEGAGAQSLVRQSSSNLKILKLDVTRDEDLQQAKKMVQENLPEKGLWAVVNNAGISDWAEIEWSTIEDFQHMVDVNLFGSIRTSITFLPLVRASKGRMVFVSSIFSFFYCLNMGAYSVSKRGLEAFADCLRVEMASFGVKVSIIQPGNFGQATNILKRKTALDIWNKLDDEKKRIFGREYIDLANDYFTSTCRVGFKDADPVIAAMLHAVTSARPKHRYLLVSTMEMFFFSIFPYLPTLLADAVFSLSSMYTCRKEMLYAKRDPQNSYL, from the exons ATGGTCAGCATCATCCCCATCactgccatcctcctcttcatctaTTCCAAGCTTATTTCCAGCTACCGCTCCAACCATGTGCTGGACAGTTGTGGCCACGCTGTGCTGATAACAGGCTGTGACAGTGGCTTCGGGCACCGCCTGGCCCGCTGTTTGGACCAGAAGGGGTTTGTGGTCTTTGCTGGGTGTTTGTCTCCAGAAGGAGCCGGAGCCCAGAGCCTGGTCAGACAGAGCTCCAGTAATCTGAAAATCCTCAAGTTGGATGTCACAAGGGATGAAGACTTGCAGCAGGCAAAGAAAATGGTGCAGGAGAACCTGCCAGAGAAAG gTCTGTGGGCAGTTGTGAACAATGCTGGGATCTCAGACTGGGCCGAGATCGAATGGAGCACTATTGAAGATTTCCAACACATGGTGGATGTTAACCTGTTTGGATCCATTAGGACATCTATCACTTTCCTACCTCTGGTTCGTGCCAGCAAAG GTCGGATGGTTTTTGTGTCAAGCATCTTTTCCTTCTTCTACTGCTTGAACATGGGAGCATACAGTGTGTCAAAGAGAGGACTGGAGGCATTTGCTGACTGCTTAAGAGTGGAAATGGCTAGTTTTGGCGTGAAG GTCAGCATCATTCAGCCAGGTAATTTTGGCCAAGCCACTAATATCCTGAAGAGGAAAACTGCTTTGGACATCTGGAACAAACTGGATGATGAGAAAAAACGAATCTTTGGCAGAGAGTACATTGATCTGGCCAATGACTACTTCACGTCAACATGTAGGGTGGGATTCAAGGACGCCGATCCGGTCATCGCAGCAATGCTTCATGCGGTCACATCTGCTCGGCCGAAACACAGATACCTGCTGGTCTCCACCATGGAGATGTTTTTCTTCAGCATCTTCCCATATCTGCCAACCCTCCTGGctgatgctgtgttttctctCAGCTCAATGTACACATGCAGAaaagaaatgctttatgctA